TCTGATCCGGCTGTCAGGCAGCAATTCCTGGATACTTCCAGAGACCTGAACATTCCCATCAGTTCCATTGCGATGTCTGGGTTTTATGCACAGTCATTCGCCGAAAGACCTGAATACGAAAAAATGGTGCAGGATTGTATAGAGACCATGGTACAGATGAAAGTGAAGATCGCTTTTCTTCCTTTGGGAGTAGAAGGCGATCTGGTGAAGCGTCCGGAGTTACGTCCCGTTATTATACAAAGACTAAAAACCGTTGCAGTACATGCAGAAAAGGCAGGTGTGATAATCGGTATAGAGACGGCTTTGCCGGCTGCAGCTGAAGCGGAATTCCTGGACGAGATCGGTTCACCTGCTATCAAAAGCTATTTCAATTTTTCCAATGCATTACAGGCCGGCCGTGATCTGATACAGGAATTAAAGACACTGGGCGCAAAACGTATTTGTCAGATCCATTGTACTGATACGGATGGTGTGTGGCTACAGAATAATCCCCGCATCAATATGAAGAAAGTAAAGAAGACACTTGATAAAATGCGGTGGAGCGGATGGCTTGTGATAGAACGTTCCCGTGATGCTAATGACCCGCGTAATGTAAAAAGGAATTTCAGTGCCAATGCTGCTTATATGAAATCCGTATTCCGGTAGCAGCTGACCTTATCTTATTGTTATACAGACAGGAGAAAAGTTTCATTAGTAAAGTGTTCTGATAAAAGTTATGAAAAAGTATTGCCTGTTGATCGTATTGCTGCTGAGTGTCTATGTAGGTAAAGCCCAGCAACTGGATAGCCTGTTCCGGCTGCCACCTCCTATGGCGAAGCCATGGGTGTTCTGGTACTGGATGCATGCGAGTGTAACGAAGGCCGGTATTACGGCTGATCTGGAAGCAATGAAGGAAGCAGGTATTGGTGGCGCTTACCTGATGCCCATCAAGGGAAAAGCAAACCCTCCTTTTATTAATCCACCGGTAGAACAGTTAACGCCTGCCTGGTGGGAAATGGTGCGTTTTGCACATAGTGAAGCTGCACGCCTTGGCTTACAACTGGGCATGCACTTCAGTGATGGATTTGCCCTGGCAGGAGGCCCCTGGATCACACCAGCACAATCCATGCAGAAGGTTGTCTGGACAGCTACCACCATCAGGGGTGGTACTGCTTTTAATGATACCTTGTCTCAACCGCTCACCAACGAAAAGTATTATAGAGATATCGCTGTTCTGGCATTTCCTGTTGTAGTAAGAGAGAAACAAATACCGGTAGTGACTTCCAGTCTTCCCGGTATAGATCCGCAATTCCTGGCATCTCCCGGCAGTAGGGAAAGTTTCCGGAGTCAGGAACCCTGCTGGATACAATACGCATATGATAAGCCGTTTACCTGTTATGCGGTGACCGTTGTAACTAATGGAAACAACTATCAGTCACATCGCTTGCGCATCGCGGTAAGTGATGATGGTGTGGATTTTCACCCTGCCGGTAAAATGGATGCGCCCCGTCATGGCTGGCAGGATACAGATGCGCCGGTAACACATGCGATCACACCGGTTACTGCCCGTTATTTCCGTTTTTATTACGATAAAGAAGGTTCCGAACCGGGAGCGGAGGACCTGGATGCCGCGAAATGGAAACCGGTTCTGAAAGTCGCCGGACTGCTAATGTCTGATCAGCCGCGCATTCATCAGTTTGAAGGAAAAAGTGGAGCAGTATGGCGTATTAGTCCATATACAACTGTGCAACAGATACCCGACAAGGATTGTATTCCGTTAGATAAGATAATCGACCTCACATCGTTACTGGATGCTCATGGAAAGCTGCACTGGAAAGCCCCTGCGGGTAACTGGAACGTATTACGCATTGGTCATACATCAACCGGTCATACCAATGCTACCGGTGGGGCTGGTCAGGGACTGGAGTGCGATAAGTTCAGCAGTGCTGCTGTACGTGTCCAGTTTGATCACTGGTTCGGTGAAGCAAGACGTAAAATAGGGCCTTTTCTGGCAGATAGTATCCTGAAGGTATTTCATGTGGATAGCTGGGAGTGTGGCAGTCAGAACTGGTCAGCCAGTTTTCGCGATGAATTTCGCAGACGCCGGGGGTATGATCTGACGCGTTACCTCCCTGCTATGGCAGGTTATCCTGTACAGAGCGTACAGACGTCAGAAACCTTTCTGCATGATGTCAGGACAACGATCACAGATCTTGTACAACAACATTTTTATGATACACTGGCGGCGTTAGCACACGCACACGGATGTACATTCACTGCCGAAAGCGTAGCGCCTGTTTTTCCGGCAGATGGTATGCAGCATTATCAGTCGGTGGATATTCCTATGGGAGAATACTGGCTGCGCAGCCCTACGCATGATAAACCTAATGATATGCTGGACGCTATTTCCGGTGCGCATATCTATGGTAAACGTATTGTACAGGCGGAAGCATTTACGGAGCTACGTATGCGCTGGGACGAACATCCAGGCATGCTGAAATCGCTGGCGGACCGTAACTATGCACTGGGTATCAATAAACTGGTATACCATGTATTTGCCCATAATCCATGGACGGATCGGCAACCCGGAATGACACTCGATGGTGTCGGTCTGTATTTTCAGCGCAACCAGACCTGGTGGAAGCCTGGTAAG
The DNA window shown above is from Chitinophaga agri and carries:
- a CDS encoding sugar phosphate isomerase/epimerase family protein, whose product is MAIIQHTSRRQFIAHATLLAGSLFLPEILLAAGKKEPRYRIAVCDWMILKRQKLSAFQLTKDIGADGLELDMGGLGSRPTFDSKLSDPAVRQQFLDTSRDLNIPISSIAMSGFYAQSFAERPEYEKMVQDCIETMVQMKVKIAFLPLGVEGDLVKRPELRPVIIQRLKTVAVHAEKAGVIIGIETALPAAAEAEFLDEIGSPAIKSYFNFSNALQAGRDLIQELKTLGAKRICQIHCTDTDGVWLQNNPRINMKKVKKTLDKMRWSGWLVIERSRDANDPRNVKRNFSANAAYMKSVFR